In Flammeovirgaceae bacterium, the sequence GAACTGAAGGAAATTGACGACCAGCTTGCCGCCTTACACCAGCGCATTGCCGATAACCCCGAACTGGACATAGCCGAAAAGGAAACCATTTTTTCAGAAATCGATGCACTGGAAGAAACCCGCAACAAGGAACTGGAAAAAGTGCTGATGAAGATCTTGCCCCAGGCATTTGCGGTGGTTCGCGAAACCGCCCGCAGGTTTAAAGAAAACAGCCGCCTGGAAGTAACTGCCACAGAACTTGATCGCGAACTGGCCGCTAAACACGCACACGTACAGATTGAAGGCGACAAGGCCATCTGGCACAACCAGTGGATGGCCGCGGGCAACCTCATCACCTGGGATATGGTGCACTATGATGTGCAAATCATCGGAGGGATTGTGCTGCACGAAGGTAAAATTGCCGAGATGGCCACAGGCGAAGGCAAAACCCTGGTGGCTACCTTCCCGGCTTTTCTCAATGCGCTGGCTAAACGGGGTGTGCATATTGTTACAGTTAACAACTACCTTTCTGTTCGCGACAGCGAGTGGATGGGGCCGCTCTTTCAATTCCACGGCCTGCGCGTTGACTGCATTGACAAACACGAACCCAACTCGCCCGCGAGGAGAAACGCCTATCAGGCCGATATTACCTACGGCACCAACAACGAATTCGGCTTCGATTACCTGCGCGATAACATGGCCCGCGACCCGCAGGAACTCGTGCAACGAGGCCACCATTACGCCATGGTTGACGAAGTGGACAGTGTACTGATTGATGAAGCCCGAACACCGTTGATCATTTCAGGGCCCGTACCGCGGGGCGACCAGCACGAATTTTATGATTTAAAACCACGCATCTTTAAACTGGTCGAGGCCCAGAAAAAAATTGTTGCCGACTACCTGGTTTCCGCAAAAAAACTGATTGCCGAGGGCAACGAAAAAGAAGGAGGCACCGCCTTGTTCCGCGCCTTCCGCGGCCTGCCCAAAAACAAACCGTTAATTAAATACCTGAGCGAAACCGGCATCAAGGCCATCTTGCAGAAAACCGAAAACTTTTACCTGCAGGACAACAAAAGAAATTTACCGGAAGCCGATAAACCGCTTTACTTCATCATTGATGAAAAAGATAACAGCGTTGAACTAACCGAAAAAGGAATTGACCTGATTACCAACGAAGGCGAAGACCCCCGCTTTTTCATTCTCCCCGAAATCGGTACGGAACTTAACAAAATCGAAAAGGATCCGGCACTGAGCGAAGCCGAACGCTTCCAAAAGAAGGAAGAACTCATCCGCGAGTACCAGGTTAAATCGCAGCGTATTCACAGCGTTAACCAACTGCTGAAAGCCTATACCCTGTTTGAAAAAGATACCGAGTACATTATTGTTGACGGCAAAGTAAAAATTGTTGACGAACAAACCGGCCGGGTGTTGGAAGGCCGCAGGTACTCCGATGGCCTGCACCAGGCCATCGAAGCCAAAGAAAACGTTAAGGTGGAAGACGCGACCCAAACCTACGCCACCATTACCCTGCAGAATTATTTCCGCATGTACCACAAGCTGGCCGGTATGACGGGCACTGCCGTAACCGAAGCCGGTGAGTTCTGGGACATCTACAAATTGGACGTGGTCACCATCCCCACCAACAAGCCGGTAACCCGCAAAGATTTTGACGACCTGGTTTACAAAACCATGCGCGAAAAATTTAATGCCGTAGCTGATGAAATTGTAAAACTCACCCAGCAAGGCAGGCCGGTACTGGTGGGTACCACCTCGGTGGAAATTTCTGAACTGGTAAGCCGCATGCTGCAACTGCGTAAAATCAAGCACCAGGTACTTAATGCCAAGCAGCACCAGCGCGAAGCCGAAATTGTTGCCGAAGCCGGAAAACCCGGCACTGTTACCATTGCCACCAACATGGCCGGGCGCGGTACCGACATTAAACTTACCCCCGAATCGCGGGCTGCGGGCGGATTGGCCATCATTGGTACCGAGCGCCATGAATCCAGGCGGGTTGACCGCCAGTTACGCGGACGTTCGGGCCGCCAGGGCGACCCAGGTACTTCACAGTTCTACGTGTCGCTTGAAGACAACCTGATGCGGTTGTTCATGCCCGAACGCATTGCCCGGATTATGGACAGGCTTGGACTCAAAGAGGGTGAGGTTATCCAGCATTCCATGGTAACCAGCTCCATCGAGCGTGCCCAGAAAAAAGTAGAAGAAAACAACTTCGGCATACGCAAACGCCTGCTTGAGTATGATAACGTGATGAACTCGCAGCGCGAAGTTATTTACAAGCGCAGACGCAACGCCCTGTTTGGCGAACGGCTGGAACTGGATATTCTGACCATGCTTAACGATACCTGTGAAGACATCGTGGGCAATGCCAAAGCCGCCAACGACTACGAGAGCCTTCGGCTGAACGCCCTCAGTACGCTGGCTCTTGATTACGAACTGAGCAAGGAAGAATTTGAAAAGCAAGGCGAAGCCAAACTGGCCAGCGACCTGTACCACAAGGCCCTGGAGCACTACCATAAAAAGAACAAAACCGTAGCTGAAAAAGCCTTGCCGGTAATTAAAGAAATATACAAAACACGGGGAGCCACCATCGAAAACATTCTCGTACCATTTACCGATGGCACCAAAAATATCAGCATTGCAGCCAACCTGAAAAAGTGCGTAGACACCGGCAATGCCGAACTGATCAAGGCCATGGAGAAAATGGTAACCCTGGCCATTATTGACCAGCTTTGGAAAGAACACCTGCGCGACATGGACGACCTGAAGCAATCCGTACAAACGGCCGTGTACGAACAAAAAGATCCGCTCCTGATTTACAAGTTCGAAGGCTT encodes:
- the secA gene encoding preprotein translocase subunit SecA; this translates as MLQFIARIFGTKSEKDIKRIMPLVEQTRQEEARLATLTNDQLRARTTEIQNTINQELKEIDDQLAALHQRIADNPELDIAEKETIFSEIDALEETRNKELEKVLMKILPQAFAVVRETARRFKENSRLEVTATELDRELAAKHAHVQIEGDKAIWHNQWMAAGNLITWDMVHYDVQIIGGIVLHEGKIAEMATGEGKTLVATFPAFLNALAKRGVHIVTVNNYLSVRDSEWMGPLFQFHGLRVDCIDKHEPNSPARRNAYQADITYGTNNEFGFDYLRDNMARDPQELVQRGHHYAMVDEVDSVLIDEARTPLIISGPVPRGDQHEFYDLKPRIFKLVEAQKKIVADYLVSAKKLIAEGNEKEGGTALFRAFRGLPKNKPLIKYLSETGIKAILQKTENFYLQDNKRNLPEADKPLYFIIDEKDNSVELTEKGIDLITNEGEDPRFFILPEIGTELNKIEKDPALSEAERFQKKEELIREYQVKSQRIHSVNQLLKAYTLFEKDTEYIIVDGKVKIVDEQTGRVLEGRRYSDGLHQAIEAKENVKVEDATQTYATITLQNYFRMYHKLAGMTGTAVTEAGEFWDIYKLDVVTIPTNKPVTRKDFDDLVYKTMREKFNAVADEIVKLTQQGRPVLVGTTSVEISELVSRMLQLRKIKHQVLNAKQHQREAEIVAEAGKPGTVTIATNMAGRGTDIKLTPESRAAGGLAIIGTERHESRRVDRQLRGRSGRQGDPGTSQFYVSLEDNLMRLFMPERIARIMDRLGLKEGEVIQHSMVTSSIERAQKKVEENNFGIRKRLLEYDNVMNSQREVIYKRRRNALFGERLELDILTMLNDTCEDIVGNAKAANDYESLRLNALSTLALDYELSKEEFEKQGEAKLASDLYHKALEHYHKKNKTVAEKALPVIKEIYKTRGATIENILVPFTDGTKNISIAANLKKCVDTGNAELIKAMEKMVTLAIIDQLWKEHLRDMDDLKQSVQTAVYEQKDPLLIYKFEGFELFKRLVGKVNEDTISFLMKADIPVQEPDQVQEARSARRQRFSEQKEESRSLLSGGGQAQAPTSRPPQEKVMPAKSQKIANRNDRVSVQYPDGKILRDVKYKKVEDDILNNRCILIE